The genomic region ATCCAAAAGAAGCGCTGATTCATTACACCACTTTGATCCTGGAAATCTCTATGCAGGCCGAGGCCCTGGCATTATTTCGGATTGCAGTCGCTGAATCGAGGAGATCTCCCCAAATTGGTCGAATTTATTCGAATACCCTAAAGGAACATTGTGAGGGAGTGTTAAGCACGATAGCAGAACAATTAGTCCGCGCCGGACAATTGGGCCGGGTGGATGCCTCGGAATTCAGCGACGTATTGCTAGGTCTGTTGAGAGGGGAACTCTTTTATAGAGCGATCCTGGGTACTGAGACCTCTCCCTCCGCTGGACAATTGAAAAAACGCGCCCGGCGGGCGGTGGAACTGACCCTTCGGGCCTTCCCCCCATGAACAAAAACGCTTGTCGCCTTCCAGTGCGAATATCCCCTGGGACTCCTCTCCCTGCGCGGCCCCTTTTTTATCTCGCCCTTATTCCAAGCCATTCACAACAAAGTCCACATTGCGACTTTTGGCAATCACTTCATATCCCATGAGTTCGAGGTCTTCGGCATCCAGTTTTCCGTCGCCATTGCGGTCCTCGATCACATCGGGAGCCGTACCCTTTACCATCGTGATAAAGAGATGCGAAGGAATCATCTCCCCTTCAACTCCAAAAGCATTTTTGGCTCCGGCGATCCAGGTGGCCCAAATTTCCGTACTTGCGGGCGTGCGGTTAGTCACCGCAATGATATTGAATAAGTTCGCGATATTTTGGCCCGGACCGGCGCCCACCTTTGTGGAGGAGATCAGGACGACCAAACCGGGAAAATGGTCCTTATCCGCTCCCAAACTAAATGTTCCGGGAAATGGCGCCGCATTCTGATGCGCGCCCGGACCGGTGAGTTCCAGCGAGGCCCCGGTTGAGGCCAGATCCCCTTTGAATTCCACCGCCAAATCAACCAGGAACCCTCTTGATGCCACACCGGCAATATCTCCGGCGCCTGGCGCGAATATGGTTACCTTCGCCGGACGATCATCAGCAGCCGCGGCTACACCAGCCGTCAGAACAAGAATGGAGGCGCTTAGTATAAGTTTTTTCAATATAGACATGTGATCTTTCTCCTTAGAGTCTCTATCGGAAGAGATCGAATCAAGCCTGTCGGCCATCTCCCCATCCGACTGTTTAATAATAAGGGGTGCAAAGGGTTCACTCTGCACCCCTTTATTTTTGTCTGTTGAAGCCTTTTTACTTGTCTCGATTTCTTAGCGTACCGCGATCCCTTGCGCAAACAGGGCGAATTGTCCATAGACAACCCCCAAATTGCTCAAGCTCCCATCACGTTCGATACGGAACATATCCACGTTTCCGCTCCCAGGATCCAGGGCATAGAGAAAACGTCCGTCTGAGGTAATACCGAGGTCGAGCGGTTTATTGCCTCTCCTATCCGTAGCGTTCAAGAGCGACACTTGCCCGTTTTGGGGCATGAGGTTGTAGCTGGAGATCGTCCCACTGCCGGGATTCGTAGTGAAGATATCACCCCGTTCGTTGCCCGCGATCCAGCAGGCCGCTTTCTGCCCATTGACCACCGATCCGCTGATCACCTGCAGAGTATCATTTGGAAGAATATTGTAAGTCGAAACAGCATCGGGACCTACTTCAACCACCACGAGGCGACCCCGCTCGTCAAAAATAAAACCGAAGGGGACTTTACCGTTTGATGCCGAGGTGACCGGAGTCGCTGCGGGCAATCCGTCGTCGCTTACCGAGTAGACGATAATCTGACTTTCAGCTCTATCCGTCACCACCAACTTATTTCCCTCCGGGTCGAAACCGATCTGGGAAAACGCCCCGGTCGACACCAGCGATCGGGTGGAGTTCGACAGGGGAGTTAAATGGCCTCTCTGGCTCAAATTGAAACCTGTGATATTAGGAGATGGCCCGGCGTTTAGAACATAGACCAGGTTCTGGTCGACCGTCACGCTGACGGGAAATGTTCCTCCTGAAGCAACCTTATCCGCCAGTTCTAATCCATCCGGCAGGACCCGGAAGAGAGAGAGTTCATTGCTCCCTCCATTGACGGCAAGGAGCCATCTGTGATCGTGGCTCAGGACAAGGGAATTCTGGGAAGCAAGCGGATCAAAACCGCCCCCTGAACCCTTTCCGCCTGTCAATACCGAACCAATGTTCGTTAGAATCCCTTCCTCGTCCCGGCTGAAAACAACCACGCTGTTCCCGTTTGAAACGTTGGTCATACTGTAGACGGCCCCGACCGGGTTCGTGTTTTTTGCAAAAACGGTCATTGTGGAGATCATCAGCATCCCCACGCTTAATACGGTTGCTATAAACTTATGTTTCATTTTAATACTCCTTATATTGATTGATTAAAAGTGGTTCGCAGCAAATCTAAAAAAAGCGCTTCGCAATTTTATTAGATCAGTGAAAGTAATTTTTACGGAAACCTATTTATCCATTTTCATTTCATCTTTCTTCATTTCACCTCCTTTCATGTCGTTTTCCATCATCTTGTCGTCCCCTTTCATCATTCCATCTTTCTTCATCTCTTTTTTCTTCATCATCATCCCCTTTTTTTTCATTTCATTGCCTTGAGCAATCATTTCAATCCCCTTCTTGATCATCTCATCAGCGCTCATCTTTTCGCTTTGCATCATTTCCCCTTTCTGGCCCTCCATCTTCATGCCTTCCGAATCCATTGCAAATGCCGGCAAAGTGGTCAATAACATCCCCATCAACGCTGCCGCTAATATTAACGGTCTTCTTTTTACTGCTGTTTCCATCTGTTTCTCCTTTTATTAAATGATTGGGTTGAATTTTTTAAGTTATTTTTCATGGATACGAAATCAATAACTTTGATGGAGTGACTTTACCAACAGAGTGTGAAAAAAAAAATAAAGGGAGTATGAAGAATTAATGAAGAAGGGTTCGAAGGTGAAGAAGAAATCTTTTTTTTGTATCTACTGGCCAGGAACAAACTTTAATGCCGCTGAGTTAATACAATACCGTAAGCCAGTGGGAGGCGGTCCATCCTTGAATAAATGCCCCTGATGACCGCCGCACCGTCTGCAATGGACCTCGGTCCGGGGATAAAGTAATTTCCAGTCGGTCCGGGTCCGTACCGCCGACTCGCTTACCGGCTGCCAAAAGCTTGGCCAGCCGGTATGGCTGTCATACTTGGCCTCAGAGGAAAATAGGGGTAAATCACATCCCGCGCAGAGGTAGATGCCATGAGCTTTATTGTTGAAATAGGCATTCTTAAAGGGGGGGTCTGTTGACTCCTTTCGTAGAACGTTGTACTGATCCGGGGTCAAAAGTGACCGCCACTCATCGTCTGTCCTGGTCATTTCAAAGGATTCGTCAGACTCACCCGATCGAACCAGTCGGGGCTTGACGGAAACGGCAAGAATTCCGACTCCCGCAACCAGGGTAGATTTAAGGAATGTTCTTCGATCCATTGGCCCTCCTGCTATTTAACTTTAAAAAAGATGGTTTCACCTGCATAGTCTTAAACTCGAGTAAATTAAATTTATCTACCCAAATGTAAACGCGAAGAGCTTTACATTTGCTTTTTCAAAGAATAGTTCGAAGAGATGATCTCTTCCGTCGCTTTCTGAAAGCGCAACAAGATTGTACATTCTTGATTCGGAAATCCTGACTGTGCCGTCTGGTCCCACATCTTTCCCGCGAAACTCCGCAGGAATTGGTTTTCCATCCAGAAGAACTTTTGCGGTCAATTCTTTCTCTCCCGCGACCATGACCAGGTTGAGCTTTGGCGCGTTAAACCGGAATTGAACCGCGCCGTGCGGAGATTGGAGAACCGCGGCCTCTTTAGTGATTTTCCACAGACCTTTCAGCGCCCAGCGGTTCAGAGATAGTGTCGAGGGCGCCGTATAAGGCAAGGCGGAATCCGCCATCATTTTTTGAGGAGATGAAAAATGTTCCGTCCGTCCATACCCAAGGTAGGTTTCGTCCGAATGGATTTTTGTAAAATCAACCGAACTTTTTGGAGCCTCCAGCCTCATAGGTTTATGAAGAAGTTTTGCCTCGACTAATAGAGCCTGGATGGCTTGCTCAGTCTCATCAATATTACCTTCCCCAAAATGTTCTTCACGGATATTCCCCTGAACGTCGATTAAATAGTGCGCCGGCCAATATTGATTGTTATAGGCATTCCAGGTCCCATAATTATTGTCTATGGCAACCGGGTAATGGATGCCATGCCGGATGATCGCCTGTTTCACATTGGCTTCTTCTTTTTCAAAACTAAATTCCGGAGTATGCACCCCGACGACGACCAATCCCTGATCTTTATACTTTTCGTACCATTTCGTGACGTAAGGAAGGGTTCGAATGCAATTGATACAGGAATAGGTCCAAAAATCCACCAGGACCACTTTTCCTCTCAAATCCATAGAGGTCAGACCAGGAGAATTAATCCATGTCGTAATCCCGGAAAATTCCGGCATCTTGCCCAAAACAGGCAACGGTATTTTTCCAGTCGAGGCCAGAACGACACCAGGTGAAAAGTTAGCTATGGGTGTAAAACCCGCGAGACGCGTCGAGGAATCATTTTTCCCCAGCAATTCTTTTTCAATCTTGTTGGTGATGAAAAATTGTCCGGGAAGGTGAGAAAGAAGCTGAGTATCAAGATTAAAGAAGAGACCAATGACCGTCGCGAGCGTCGTAAATCCAAAAAACCTGTGGAAAAATGGCCCCCACGAGCGAAACCTTTGAATTTGGCGAAAAATTCTCTGTCCCCCATAACCGATCAGGAGCATTGGGACAGCCGCTCCCAGAGCATATCCTCCCATCAAGAGGAGGGTATGTGTAAACGATCTCTGAACGGTTGCCAATGTAAGGACAATACCCAGGATCGGTCCTGCGCAGGGCGCCCAGATCAAACCCAACGATGCCCCGATCAGAAGGGAGGAGAGTCGGCCCTCTTCCGCAACGAACCGGTTAGTCCCTACAATCCTTTGCGCCATGGAACTGATTCGGCCTCCAATTCCTTCCCAGAGCTTCGGCCATATCAATGTGAGGCCAAAGAAAAAGAGAATGACCAATGCCACTTTGCGGAGGAGGGAGTTGCTTAATCCCAGAATGCTTCCAAAGAGAGCAAAGGCCGTTCCGAATAAGGCAAAACTACTCGAAAGACCCAACACGATCCAGAAAGGACGGTGACGAAGGGGCGTCGAGACTGACGCGCTCAGAAGGGGTGGTAGAATGGGAAGAACGCAGGGACTTAACACCGTCATCAATCCAGCGAAAACCGATAATAACTCCAGAGTCCAATTCATGATTTTCTCCTTTTCAACTCACCACTAAACATCATCGAGGATACTCGATCCACCGATTATTTCCCCATCTCCTTCATCTTCATATCCTCCATTTTATCGCCTTTCATTTCGTTTCCCTTCATCATCCCCTCTTCTTTCATCATTCCACCCTTTTTCATCTCTTTTTTCTTCATCATCATTCCCTTTTCTTTCATTTCTTTTCCCCGGGTCATCATCTCATCCCCCTTCATGATCATCTCATCGGCGCTCATTTGTCCGCTCTGCATCATTTTTTCTTTCCCGCTATCCATCTTCATGCTATCCGGATCCATCGCATAAACCGGCAGACTGAGGAAGAGCATTCCGAGAAAAGCTATTGTCCAGAAGGAATGATTTAATTTTAAGATTTTTTTCATGGGTTTCTCCTTTTTTGTTTGGGTTAGACTTCCTTTTTCCCTGTACTGGAAAAAGGCGCTTTTTATTTTACAGAAGTAATCTTATCAGAAAATCTTGAAGGAAGAATAAAGGAAATATGAAGAGTTTATGAAGAACCATTCAATTAAAAAAACTGTTGCAAACCAAAAGTAAATCCAACCTGCTTGATCGGCTCTTGAGTCCAGGCGATATCCCCTCTTAGAATACCACGATAAACTCTCGGAAGAATAATCCGGAAACCGGTTCCAAACGTAATAAAGGGCTTGTCGAACCCGGCGACTGAAAAGCTTTTTCCATCCCATGTCTTCGCTAAATCGGCAAATAGATTTCCCTGGAGGATCCAGTTCGGGGTTTCCAAAAGTGTTGGACGGACCTCAAGATTAAACAGCCAGAAATGATCGCCGCGGAATTGTTTATCCAAAAATCCGCGGAGAGTATCCAATCCTCCCAGATAAAATTTATGCTGAAACTCATTGCCGGTCTTTGAACCGACCTGAAACTGGGTGGCGACATTAAGTTTTTCCTCCGGACGGAATCCAGCATTCCAGCGCAATTCTCCTCTGACAAAATCAAAGTCTGATCCCAAAAAACGCTTGGCAACCTCTCCTTGTAAAGTGACCTCAGACCCCTCCACATAAAATTCATCTTTATTGACCTTTCCTAAAATGATCTGAGGTAAAAAGGAAACGGTAAGACCGGAGTTTAACGCCTCATTGCCGGCAAAAAGAGCGTTTCTAGTGTAGTGTCCGCTAAATAACTGGACAACTATTTATGATTATACCCCTCCCTTGATGGGAGGGGTAGGGGAGGGTGAAAGGTGATCTGTTCCCCTCTCCCAGCCTCTCCCACAAGGGGAGAGGAGTCGTGTAATACTTACGGTATAGACTGAGACCAATCCCCGCGCGTACATTATCAGTTAGTTCTCTTAAAAACCGGGTATTCCATCTCACTTCTTCATTATCGAAATCCCCTTCTTCCACGCCTTCAGATGTAAACAGAGGCAAATTGATGGTATGAACATAAACCTCAGTTCCGAAATTATTTCTTCGGGAATAAAAATAGGGATGGCGGAACCAGGCAACACCACCACTTCTGCCGCTCATATTTTCATACTGCGCTCCAATCTCCAGAAGCCTGTCCAGGAAATTCACCTCATAGGCCCCTACGGTTAAAAGGGATGTTCCTCCGCCCTGTTTGTACTTAAAAATGGGAATTAAAGAAATCTTGTTTCTGAGATGAAAGTGAATGACCTGTTTCCCATTTTCTTCCTCCACTTCATGATGAAGATCATAAAAGAGCCCCGTATTTTTAATTCTTTGAATATCCCTTTTCCATGTCTCTGGATCAAATTCATTTTCTGCTGTTGTATCAAGAAGCTGGCGAACAACATTAGAGTGAGTCCTGGCTCCTTCAATTTCGACCTTTTCTACCGGAAAAGCTGAAACATCGATTGGAAAATATAAGACCCCTATTGAAAAAATGCAAAATAATAATCTTTGATTATAATTGGTTATCATCTGAAAAGATTCATTGGTAAAATGGAGAAGGCCTGTTTAGAACAGGCCTTCTGATTAAATGTCATTTCTGACCAAGAATCGATGGTGTCATCGATTGACTTATCGGCCTGATTCTGATCTTTTATTTATCACCGTTGCCCGCGACCCGCACAATAGGGCAGTTGATGATTAACCCCGGCTCCGGAAGAAGTCTCATTTGCCCTATTCCAGCCAGGCGAAAAATCTCCTGCTCCGATTTAATAAGAGGATAAGCCTGGAATGACTGATTGGTAAATGTCACCGGCGCGATATCCCACATCGGGCTATAGTCTTTGTCGATATTTGATGGGCCTACCGGATTCGGCGCCGAATCTTCTACGTTTTTTTGCGCAGGGTTGGCACTGCCCACAAAAGGGTGAAGATCTGCTTCTGCTCCGCTTCCTCTCAGATTAACAAGCTTGGACACAAAGTTCGAACCATCCTGAACCGCCGCAGCCCTGTCAGAAGCATCTGTGCTAATATAGAAATTGACATGGCCATTTGCAAAACCTTTAATCAGCGGAAGCGTAATGGTCCCCTCTCCCTCAGCGGCCTCTTCAAGGTTAACTTCAAGCGCGCCAGGAAATGTTCCTGTGGAAGTAACCATGACGGG from Nitrospirota bacterium harbors:
- a CDS encoding TetR/AcrR family transcriptional regulator, producing the protein MTKINGVKQKINQDRTSERPAWLPILPDPRDEEILGAAFHVFSERGFYEATMLEIARCARASKATLYARFQNKSGLFKALLEWGARRYLGISNSIEKDSAIDPKEALIHYTTLILEISMQAEALALFRIAVAESRRSPQIGRIYSNTLKEHCEGVLSTIAEQLVRAGQLGRVDASEFSDVLLGLLRGELFYRAILGTETSPSAGQLKKRARRAVELTLRAFPP
- a CDS encoding beta-propeller fold lactonase family protein, translated to MKHKFIATVLSVGMLMISTMTVFAKNTNPVGAVYSMTNVSNGNSVVVFSRDEEGILTNIGSVLTGGKGSGGGFDPLASQNSLVLSHDHRWLLAVNGGSNELSLFRVLPDGLELADKVASGGTFPVSVTVDQNLVYVLNAGPSPNITGFNLSQRGHLTPLSNSTRSLVSTGAFSQIGFDPEGNKLVVTDRAESQIIVYSVSDDGLPAATPVTSASNGKVPFGFIFDERGRLVVVEVGPDAVSTYNILPNDTLQVISGSVVNGQKAACWIAGNERGDIFTTNPGSGTISSYNLMPQNGQVSLLNATDRRGNKPLDLGITSDGRFLYALDPGSGNVDMFRIERDGSLSNLGVVYGQFALFAQGIAVR
- the msrB gene encoding peptide-methionine (R)-S-oxide reductase MsrB; the protein is MDRRTFLKSTLVAGVGILAVSVKPRLVRSGESDESFEMTRTDDEWRSLLTPDQYNVLRKESTDPPFKNAYFNNKAHGIYLCAGCDLPLFSSEAKYDSHTGWPSFWQPVSESAVRTRTDWKLLYPRTEVHCRRCGGHQGHLFKDGPPPTGLRYCINSAALKFVPGQ
- a CDS encoding cytochrome c biogenesis protein DipZ; the protein is MNWTLELLSVFAGLMTVLSPCVLPILPPLLSASVSTPLRHRPFWIVLGLSSSFALFGTAFALFGSILGLSNSLLRKVALVILFFFGLTLIWPKLWEGIGGRISSMAQRIVGTNRFVAEEGRLSSLLIGASLGLIWAPCAGPILGIVLTLATVQRSFTHTLLLMGGYALGAAVPMLLIGYGGQRIFRQIQRFRSWGPFFHRFFGFTTLATVIGLFFNLDTQLLSHLPGQFFITNKIEKELLGKNDSSTRLAGFTPIANFSPGVVLASTGKIPLPVLGKMPEFSGITTWINSPGLTSMDLRGKVVLVDFWTYSCINCIRTLPYVTKWYEKYKDQGLVVVGVHTPEFSFEKEEANVKQAIIRHGIHYPVAIDNNYGTWNAYNNQYWPAHYLIDVQGNIREEHFGEGNIDETEQAIQALLVEAKLLHKPMRLEAPKSSVDFTKIHSDETYLGYGRTEHFSSPQKMMADSALPYTAPSTLSLNRWALKGLWKITKEAAVLQSPHGAVQFRFNAPKLNLVMVAGEKELTAKVLLDGKPIPAEFRGKDVGPDGTVRISESRMYNLVALSESDGRDHLFELFFEKANVKLFAFTFG
- a CDS encoding BamA/TamA family outer membrane protein, which gives rise to MEGSEVTLQGEVAKRFLGSDFDFVRGELRWNAGFRPEEKLNVATQFQVGSKTGNEFQHKFYLGGLDTLRGFLDKQFRGDHFWLFNLEVRPTLLETPNWILQGNLFADLAKTWDGKSFSVAGFDKPFITFGTGFRIILPRVYRGILRGDIAWTQEPIKQVGFTFGLQQFF